Proteins found in one Pontibacter sp. SGAir0037 genomic segment:
- a CDS encoding carboxypeptidase-like regulatory domain-containing protein has protein sequence MKKILLLLLLLTVHVAAWAQYELKGRVVDENTNEPLGFVSIYLNTTTRGTATNEKGAFALAVPAGKYEVVVSFLGYEPIIYPIDTENLPGSVLFKLRLKENKLGMVEVKGKRDEMWYRNLEVFKESFLGTSALAGTCKLLNPEVLSIQFDAATSVLTVSAEVPLIIENAGLGYKIEYLLTNFEYRAKESYISFVGYPKYELAEGGKGKQRRWVKNREASFNGSLMHFFRALQNKRLEEEGFNLRRLYRTPNPERPSEEEITAARAYLREQSLQGNYITIKSKGNSPLLTRADSVGDIISRAGLPKVVEQLDINPVPYSEYLSFDGGYARLAFKGYFQVVYTGEKEEAAYIRYRRGGSITPSYQTSVISLTTDAVYLEKNGSTANPLDVFLEGYWGWEKMAEMLPLDYGL, from the coding sequence ATGAAAAAGATTCTGCTTCTCCTGCTGCTTCTGACGGTACATGTAGCTGCATGGGCACAATACGAGCTGAAAGGAAGAGTAGTAGATGAAAACACCAATGAACCGCTGGGCTTTGTTTCGATATATCTGAATACAACTACCAGGGGAACGGCAACAAACGAGAAGGGTGCGTTTGCTTTAGCTGTGCCTGCCGGAAAGTATGAGGTAGTGGTTTCCTTTCTGGGTTATGAGCCCATTATTTACCCCATTGATACAGAAAATTTACCGGGTTCTGTTCTTTTTAAGCTAAGGCTGAAAGAGAATAAGCTGGGGATGGTAGAAGTAAAGGGTAAGCGTGATGAAATGTGGTACAGAAACCTGGAGGTTTTTAAAGAGTCTTTTCTGGGAACCAGTGCTCTGGCCGGTACCTGCAAACTGCTAAATCCGGAGGTGCTGTCTATCCAGTTCGATGCAGCCACATCCGTTTTAACAGTAAGTGCTGAAGTTCCGCTTATTATAGAGAACGCTGGTTTAGGGTATAAAATAGAATACCTCCTGACAAATTTTGAATACAGGGCTAAAGAAAGTTATATTTCATTTGTCGGCTACCCAAAATATGAGTTGGCAGAAGGTGGCAAAGGAAAGCAGCGACGGTGGGTTAAAAACCGCGAAGCCTCTTTTAATGGTTCCTTGATGCACTTTTTCAGGGCACTGCAAAACAAAAGACTGGAAGAAGAAGGGTTTAACCTGCGCCGGCTTTACAGAACCCCCAACCCTGAAAGACCAAGCGAAGAAGAAATTACTGCTGCCAGAGCTTATCTCAGAGAGCAAAGTTTGCAAGGGAACTACATTACGATTAAAAGCAAAGGAAACAGCCCTTTGCTCACACGTGCCGACTCTGTTGGAGATATTATTTCCCGTGCGGGTCTGCCTAAAGTAGTAGAGCAGCTGGATATTAACCCGGTGCCTTACAGCGAGTACCTGTCTTTTGATGGAGGATATGCAAGGCTGGCATTCAAAGGATATTTTCAGGTAGTCTATACAGGTGAGAAAGAAGAAGCAGCTTATATCAGGTACAGAAGAGGCGGCTCTATTACGCCTTCGTACCAGACATCGGTTATTTCTTTAACTACTGATGCGGTGTACCTGGAGAAGAATGGCAGCACAGCTAACCCGCTGGATGTTTTTCTGGAAGGCTACTGGGGCTGGGAAAAGATGGCTGAAATGCTGCCATTGGATTATGGCTTATAG
- a CDS encoding SDR family oxidoreductase, with protein sequence MAAKKHKSTVLITGASGGIGMELAEVFARNGHNLVLVARSEDKLYRLAMRYATNYKVYAKVIAADLSDPAAPQRLFDELKQANMVVDVLVNNAGVGNYGPFRETNLQKELDMLQLNVVALTHLSKLFLYQLPAGTPGKILNVSSVAAFLSGPYMAIYYASKAYVLSFSEAIKGELEKHNVTVTTLCPGPTDTDFKERANLDSSSRFSAMFKEDAREVAEAGYTGLMKGENIVLPGLKNKALPHLLKLVPRSILRNMVLKIQESRQ encoded by the coding sequence ATGGCTGCAAAAAAGCATAAATCAACAGTACTCATTACAGGCGCATCCGGAGGTATAGGTATGGAACTGGCAGAGGTATTTGCCAGGAACGGCCATAACCTGGTACTGGTGGCGCGTTCGGAAGATAAACTATACCGGTTGGCGATGCGCTATGCCACCAACTACAAAGTATACGCTAAAGTAATTGCAGCAGACCTTTCTGATCCTGCTGCGCCGCAGCGCCTGTTCGATGAGCTGAAGCAGGCAAACATGGTAGTAGATGTGCTGGTAAACAATGCTGGTGTAGGCAATTATGGCCCTTTCAGAGAAACAAACCTGCAAAAGGAGCTGGATATGCTGCAGCTGAATGTGGTGGCGCTAACGCACCTGAGCAAGCTTTTCCTGTACCAGTTGCCTGCGGGAACTCCTGGTAAAATTCTGAATGTATCGTCTGTTGCAGCTTTTTTATCGGGCCCTTATATGGCGATATATTATGCCAGCAAAGCATATGTGCTTTCTTTTTCGGAGGCGATAAAAGGTGAGCTGGAGAAGCACAACGTTACCGTAACCACCCTCTGCCCTGGCCCAACCGATACAGATTTTAAGGAACGTGCCAATCTGGATAGCTCCAGCAGGTTCAGCGCAATGTTTAAAGAAGATGCCAGAGAGGTAGCCGAAGCTGGTTATACCGGATTAATGAAAGGGGAAAACATTGTACTCCCTGGCCTAAAGAACAAAGCTTTGCCCCACCTGCTGAAGCTGGTGCCGCGCTCCATTTTGCGAAATATGGTTCTAAAGATTCAGGAGAGCCGGCAATAG
- a CDS encoding ROK family protein, which translates to MSSFSKGNLWGLDMGGTKIEGVILKSVDEPEVIFRDRVPTEAALGYEHVMGQVQKLVNKMEAAAGYKAARIGMGTPGVLVPGTGLMKNSNTTILNGRPFKADLEKYLGIELAFANDANCFALAETHLGVVKEKFPGAKVVFGIIFGTGVGGGVVINGHILNGHHGNGGEWGHNYLPGMEGRQCFCGKKGCNESILAGPSLEHYYNELTGQKLGLKEIVERAEAGTDEAATKTLDRLIEGFGRAISNIVNVIDPDVIVIGGGVGNIDRLYTDGVEAIRKFALDNIFDAHVVKPSLGDSAGVFGAAYLVA; encoded by the coding sequence ATGAGTAGCTTTAGCAAAGGGAATTTGTGGGGTTTGGATATGGGTGGCACCAAGATAGAGGGTGTAATATTGAAGTCTGTTGATGAGCCGGAAGTCATCTTTAGGGACCGGGTGCCCACAGAAGCAGCTTTAGGGTATGAGCACGTGATGGGGCAGGTACAAAAACTGGTAAATAAAATGGAAGCCGCCGCTGGATATAAAGCTGCCAGAATAGGCATGGGAACACCAGGTGTTCTGGTTCCAGGCACAGGCCTGATGAAAAATTCCAATACCACGATTCTGAACGGAAGGCCTTTTAAAGCGGATCTGGAAAAGTACCTCGGAATTGAACTGGCATTTGCAAATGATGCGAACTGCTTTGCCCTTGCAGAAACGCATCTGGGGGTAGTGAAAGAAAAATTTCCTGGAGCTAAAGTGGTATTCGGAATTATTTTTGGCACTGGTGTAGGTGGTGGCGTTGTGATAAATGGCCACATCCTAAACGGGCACCACGGCAACGGTGGCGAGTGGGGCCATAACTATTTGCCCGGAATGGAAGGCAGACAGTGTTTCTGTGGCAAAAAAGGCTGTAACGAAAGTATACTGGCGGGGCCTTCGCTGGAGCATTACTACAACGAACTCACAGGGCAAAAACTGGGGCTGAAAGAAATTGTAGAAAGGGCTGAAGCTGGAACAGATGAGGCAGCCACTAAAACACTAGACAGGTTGATAGAAGGCTTCGGAAGAGCGATCAGCAATATTGTCAATGTTATTGATCCGGATGTGATTGTTATTGGCGGAGGTGTAGGTAACATTGATAGGCTGTATACCGATGGGGTGGAGGCAATCCGCAAATTTGCGCTGGACAATATCTTTGATGCACACGTGGTAAAACCTTCTTTAGGAGACAGCGCAGGCGTATTTGGTGCGGCTTACCTGGTAGCTTAA
- a CDS encoding sugar kinase, translating to MSKFGCKKIQVQKTALTKDYEQHMSDGKVLLFGELLWRLAAADSRLANAENLLQMNPGGAEANVAASLGLWQVPCSYLSCAPNNELADRALAKLNSCGAATDLVLRQGDRVGLYFLLSANGLSTGQVVYDRKYSSFSQLKPGRIDWDAMLEGFSWFHWSALTPALNPDLAAVCKEALVAAKKKGLTVSVDLNYRNRLWDYGKEPIDVMPELTQYCDVIMGNIWAANKMLGTPVADHLNRHTSVNEYLEHAAQSARAVMEQFPQCRHVAYTFRFMDSASHNLFYGTYYDGKRQYNSAVYETFELVDRIGSGDAFMAGLLYSIYKNFAGQDIVDYATAAAFQKLFVPGDFGAHTAEQIKESIKPTT from the coding sequence ATGAGCAAATTTGGTTGTAAGAAGATTCAGGTACAGAAAACAGCACTAACTAAAGATTATGAACAACACATGAGCGACGGGAAAGTACTCCTCTTTGGCGAGTTGTTGTGGCGCCTTGCCGCCGCCGACAGCCGTTTAGCAAATGCCGAAAACTTACTGCAGATGAACCCTGGCGGGGCAGAAGCCAATGTGGCTGCTTCCTTAGGTTTATGGCAGGTACCATGCTCTTACCTTTCCTGCGCTCCCAACAATGAGCTGGCCGACAGAGCTCTGGCAAAATTAAACAGCTGTGGCGCAGCAACTGACCTGGTGCTGCGGCAGGGCGACAGGGTAGGCCTGTATTTTCTGCTTTCTGCAAATGGGCTTAGCACCGGACAGGTAGTATACGACCGCAAATATTCTTCCTTCAGCCAGCTAAAACCAGGCAGGATAGACTGGGATGCAATGCTGGAAGGCTTTAGCTGGTTCCATTGGAGCGCACTTACACCGGCCCTTAACCCTGACCTGGCCGCTGTTTGCAAAGAGGCTCTGGTAGCTGCCAAAAAGAAAGGCCTTACAGTTTCTGTTGACCTTAACTACAGAAACAGGCTCTGGGACTATGGCAAAGAGCCTATCGATGTAATGCCTGAGCTGACGCAGTATTGTGATGTGATTATGGGGAACATCTGGGCGGCTAATAAAATGCTGGGCACACCTGTGGCAGATCATTTAAACCGCCACACAAGTGTAAACGAGTATCTGGAGCATGCAGCACAATCGGCCAGAGCTGTGATGGAACAATTTCCGCAGTGCAGGCATGTAGCCTATACCTTCCGGTTTATGGATAGCGCCAGCCATAACCTCTTTTATGGCACCTATTACGATGGAAAAAGGCAATATAATTCTGCGGTTTACGAAACATTTGAGCTGGTGGATCGCATTGGCAGCGGCGATGCTTTTATGGCCGGATTACTGTACAGTATTTATAAAAACTTTGCCGGGCAGGATATAGTAGATTACGCAACTGCTGCTGCTTTCCAGAAGCTTTTTGTTCCTGGCGATTTTGGTGCTCACACTGCAGAACAGATAAAAGAAAGTATAAAACCCACCACCTAA